One part of the Prunus persica cultivar Lovell chromosome G5, Prunus_persica_NCBIv2, whole genome shotgun sequence genome encodes these proteins:
- the LOC18776278 gene encoding triose phosphate/phosphate translocator, non-green plastid, chloroplastic, translating into MQSATFTLSPSLRLPKPRRQSSATLNPRFDPIRASASSKPNNLTPHMNGTLSASLPRRSWSLSSSSSNFKLRPWTSMPLVDSDAGTSRFEVRATAESAEESSESSSMFKTLELGALFGLWYLFNIYFNIYNKQVLKVFPNPVTVTGIQFAVGTVLVLLMWGLNLYKKPKVSGAQLAAILPLAVVHTLGNLFTNMSLGKVAVSFTHTIKASEPFFSVILSAMFLGEIPTPWVVASLIPIVGGVGLASVTEASFNWAGFWSAMASNLTNQSRNVLSKKVMVKKEANMDNITLFSIITVMSFFLLTPVAIFMEGVKFTPAALQSAGLNVQEVYIRSLIAALCFHAYQQVSYMILQRVSPVTHSVGNCVKRVVVIVSSVLFFKTPVSPINSLGTGVALAGVFLYSRVKRIKAKPKTA; encoded by the exons ATGCAGAGCGCAACCTTCACTCTCTCACCTTCTCTCCGGCTTCCGAAGCCTCGGAGACAATCGAGCGCAACTTTGAACCCTAGATTCGATCCTATACGTGCATCAGCCTCTTCGAAGCCTAACAATCTCACGCCTCATATGAATGGTACCCTATCTGCTTCTCTACCTCGCCGATCCTGGTCTctctcttcatcttcttctaaTTTCAAGCTCAGGCCATGGACTTCCATGCCTTTAGTGGATTCCGATGCCGGAACGAGTCGTTTTGAGGTCAGGGCTACTGCAGAGAGCGCTGAGGAGAGCTCTGAGTCTAGCAGCATGTTTAAAACGCTTGAGCTTGGGGCGTTGTTTGGCCTCTGGTACCTATTCAACATCTACTTCAATATTTACAATAAACAG GTCTTGAAGGTGTTCCCAAACCCAGTAACTGTCACTGGAATACAATTTGCTGTTGGGACTGTCCTTGTTCTGCTTATGTGGGGTTTGAATCTCTACAAAAAGCCAAAAGTTAGCGGTGCACAG CTTGCAGCAATTCTGCCACTGGCGGTGGTGCACACTTTGGGGAACCTTTTTACTAATATGAGTCTTGGGAAAGTGGCTGTCTCATTCACTCATACCATCAAAGCTAGTGAACCATTTTTCTCAGTTATCCTTTCTGCCATGTTTCTCGGGGAG ATACCTACTCCTTGGGTGGTTGCTTCCTTGATACCAATCGTTGGTGGAGTGGGACTGGCATCAGTTACTGAGGCATCGTTTAATTG GGCTGGATTTTGGAGTGCTATGGCTTCCAATTTGACAAACCAATCTCGTAATGTCCTTAGCAAAAAGGTCATGGTTAAGAAAGAG GCGAATATGGACAACATTACACTCTTCTCAATAATAACAGTCATGTCCTTTTTCTTGTTAACCCCTGTGGCTATATTCATGGAAGGGGTGAAATTTACTCCAGCAGCCCTGCAATCTGCC GGATTGAATGTGCAAGAAGTATACATTAGGTCTCTTATTGCTGCACTCTGCTTCCATGCGTATCAGCAG GTTTCTTATATGATATTGCAGAGAGTGTCGCCTGTTACCCACTCCGTCGGAAATTGTGTGAAGCGAGTGGTGGTTATCGTGAGCTCTGTCCTCTTCTTCAAAACACCCGTCTCACCTATTAACTCTCTTG GCACTGGAGTAGCGCTTGCTGGGGTTTTCCTGTATTCAAGGGTGAAGCGCATTAAAGCAAAGCCGAAGACTGCTTGA
- the LOC18776059 gene encoding uncharacterized protein LOC18776059 has translation MSKPEAETHPDQLVNNNNNPCLDLFYNVGEEDVHDPAQMEASCNYVKQVLPLAWSHNPLTALKLVCNLLDGKFNLSAFYTAAFWLHHNHPKTLLCNLASIVRPFRAFSNSMNIVYHILREGQDIYKTTRRRGYNRYQLLHKAVKRYKHDRDYQLLHDQVSDILAEMFKSDMEKLKFKEAAEEQNKNNKLKQLSESDNDDRITMAACDIHSAVSTFADYNPDYSITSLLENIARKFFPPEEYHKLELGGGHGKGKRAKAKDADRVMVKRLKDEVLPSLKKAYFAQDYPPDEASAVETYLEKVKASCCCSGSAGKISSSSSLLADALLPHEITGYVHHWNLGRAAELQ, from the coding sequence ATGTCGAAGCCAGAGGCAGAGACACACCCTGATCAGCttgtcaacaacaacaacaacccaTGCCTTGATCTCTTTTACAACGTCGGGGAAGAAGACGTTCACGACCCGGCCCAGATGGAGGCCTCGTGTAATTATGTGAAGCAAGTGCTACCTCTGGCCTGGTCCCACAATCCCCTAACCGCCCTCAAGCTCGTCTGCAACCTACTGGATGGAAAGTTCAATCTCTCTGCCTTCTACACGGCTGCGTTTTGGctccaccacaaccaccccaAGACACTATTGTGCAACCTGGCGTCTATTGTCCGGCCCTTCCGGGCTTTTTCCAACTCAATGAACATTGTGTACCACATCCTTCGAGAAGGCCAAGACATTTACAAGACTACTCGCCGTCGGGGCTACAACCGTTATCAATTGTTGCACAAGGCTGTTAAGCGGTACAAGCATGACCGCGATTATCAATTGTTGCACGACCAGGTTTCGGATATTTTGGCCGAGATGTTCAAGTCTGATatggagaaattgaaattcaagGAGGCGGCGGAGGAgcagaacaaaaacaacaaattgaAGCAATTATCTGAATCTGATAATGACGACAGAATAACCATGGCCGCATGCGATATACATTCTGCCGTGTCAACATTCGCGGATTACAACCCCGACTACAGCATCACTTCGCTGCTTGAAAACATTGCCAGGAAGTTTTTCCCGCCAGAAGAATATCACAAATTAGAATTAGGTGGAGGTCATGGTAAAGGAAAACGGGCCAAGGCCAAAGATGCCGACAGAGTCATGGTCAAGCGGCTCAAGGATGAGGTTTTGCCCTCCTTGAAGAAGGCCTACTTTGCCCAGGATTATCCGCCAGACGAGGCCAGTGCTGTTGAGACCTATTTGGAGAAGGTGAAAGCCAGCTGCTGCTGCAGTGGCAGTGCTGGCAAGATTTCGTCCTCCTCGTCCTTGTTGGCGGATGCTCTGCTTCCGCATGAGATCACAGGCTACGTGCACCATTGGAATTTAGGCCGCGCTGCTGAGCTCCAGTGA